One genomic region from Sphingobacterium multivorum encodes:
- a CDS encoding RNA polymerase sigma factor — MNQEQFKNTVFIHKDKLFRFAKRILVDDDEAFDAVQNVMMRLWQLKDQLLQYKNMEAFCMQSVKNEALNRLKKDKVRADFVEQHQVVTMTEHSVGNTKEIILEMINSLPEKQRLVMHLRDVEDYDIDEISEVLEMGESAVRVNLMRARQKVKEQLTKLFDYETTRIYSDKK; from the coding sequence ATGAACCAAGAGCAATTTAAAAATACCGTTTTCATCCATAAGGATAAGCTATTTCGCTTTGCGAAACGGATCTTGGTTGATGATGATGAGGCTTTCGATGCGGTACAAAATGTGATGATGCGGTTGTGGCAATTAAAAGATCAGCTGCTTCAATATAAAAATATGGAAGCCTTCTGCATGCAGAGTGTGAAAAATGAAGCGCTCAATCGTCTAAAAAAAGATAAGGTCAGGGCAGACTTTGTTGAGCAGCATCAGGTTGTTACCATGACGGAACATAGTGTTGGGAATACGAAAGAAATTATCCTGGAAATGATCAATTCCCTTCCCGAAAAACAACGGCTTGTTATGCATCTGCGCGATGTTGAGGATTATGATATCGATGAAATCAGTGAAGTATTGGAGATGGGCGAGTCTGCGGTCAGAGTTAATCTGATGCGTGCTAGACAGAAGGTAAAAGAACAATTGACAAAATTATTCGATTATGAAACCACGCGGATTTATTCAGATAAAAAATAA
- the nth gene encoding endonuclease III, translated as MLKQERYKAFVDYFSKNSPDAQTELNYSNPFELLVAVILSAQCTDKRINQVTPKLFERYPDAHSLAASSVDEVFSYIRSVSYPNNKAKHLVGMAQLLIEKFNNIVPEKIEDLVKLPGVGRKTANVISSVVYHNPAMAVDTHVFRVANRLGLTYRATTPLAVEKQLVKNLPKDTIAIAHHWLILHGRYICLARKPMCEKCPITYMCKYFEKNHHIKSVSAISETKN; from the coding sequence ATGTTAAAACAAGAACGATACAAGGCTTTCGTAGATTATTTCTCCAAAAATAGTCCTGACGCACAGACAGAACTCAACTATAGTAATCCGTTTGAATTACTGGTCGCTGTTATTTTATCTGCACAATGTACAGATAAAAGGATCAACCAAGTCACGCCCAAATTGTTTGAACGCTACCCCGATGCACACAGTTTGGCAGCTTCTAGTGTAGACGAGGTGTTTAGCTATATACGATCCGTAAGCTATCCAAATAACAAGGCCAAACACCTTGTTGGAATGGCTCAACTACTGATTGAAAAGTTCAACAACATTGTACCCGAAAAAATTGAGGATCTTGTGAAACTTCCGGGTGTAGGTCGAAAAACTGCTAATGTCATTTCCTCTGTTGTTTATCATAATCCGGCGATGGCCGTAGATACCCATGTTTTCCGTGTTGCAAATCGTCTTGGGCTAACCTATCGTGCGACAACGCCATTGGCTGTAGAAAAACAGTTGGTAAAAAATCTACCCAAAGATACAATTGCCATTGCTCATCATTGGCTGATCTTACACGGACGTTACATATGTCTGGCCCGAAAACCAATGTGTGAGAAATGTCCGATCACTTATATGTGCAAATACTTTGAAAAAAATCACCATATAAAAAGTGTTTCAGCTATATCAGAAACAAAAAACTAA
- the argC gene encoding N-acetyl-gamma-glutamyl-phosphate reductase: MIRVGIIGSAGYTGGELLRVLIYHPEVEIVFANSASNAGNKLYEVHNDLFGDTELTFSSDFHSAIDVLFLCVGHGDARKFLDANPIDASVKIIDLSQDYRLRANTAFQGHKFVYGLPELNKEAIKTAQYIANPGCFATNIQLALLPLASKGLLPDQIHVNATTGSTGAGQKPGATTHFSWRNNNLSAYKSFEHQHLQEISESLDQLQGGFLPVSGGSLLERAAAKINFIPQRGDFARGIFSAIYVDTDLSEEQAYALYESYYAAHPFTHVSKKNIDLKQVVNTNKSIIHLEKHGNKLLILNATDNLLKGASGQAVQNMNLMFGLDERTGLDLKSVGF; encoded by the coding sequence ATGATAAGAGTAGGAATAATTGGTTCGGCAGGGTATACTGGTGGTGAATTATTACGTGTATTGATTTATCATCCTGAGGTGGAAATCGTATTTGCTAATAGTGCTTCCAATGCAGGAAATAAGTTATATGAGGTACACAATGATTTATTTGGCGATACTGAATTGACCTTCTCTTCCGACTTTCACTCCGCGATTGATGTCTTGTTTTTATGTGTGGGCCATGGAGATGCACGCAAATTTTTAGATGCAAATCCGATCGATGCATCCGTGAAGATTATTGACCTTTCACAAGATTATCGTCTTCGTGCGAATACAGCTTTCCAAGGGCACAAATTTGTGTATGGGCTTCCAGAACTAAACAAAGAAGCAATCAAAACGGCGCAGTATATTGCTAACCCAGGATGCTTTGCAACAAATATCCAATTGGCTTTATTGCCGTTAGCGAGTAAAGGCTTATTACCGGATCAAATCCACGTTAATGCAACGACTGGATCAACAGGAGCGGGGCAGAAACCGGGTGCAACCACGCATTTTTCCTGGCGTAACAATAATCTTTCTGCTTACAAATCTTTTGAACACCAGCATTTACAGGAAATTTCAGAGTCTTTGGATCAACTGCAAGGGGGATTTTTGCCGGTTTCAGGAGGATCATTGTTGGAACGCGCAGCTGCAAAAATTAATTTTATTCCACAACGTGGAGATTTTGCCCGTGGAATTTTTTCGGCTATTTATGTAGACACCGATTTGTCTGAAGAGCAGGCCTACGCATTGTATGAGAGCTATTATGCCGCTCACCCTTTTACGCATGTCAGCAAAAAAAATATCGACCTTAAGCAGGTTGTCAATACAAATAAGAGTATTATCCACCTCGAAAAACACGGAAATAAGCTGCTTATTTTAAATGCAACAGACAATCTGTTGAAAGGTGCGTCTGGACAGGCGGTGCAAAATATGAACTTAATGTTCGGGTTAGACGAGCGTACAGGATTAGACTTGAAAAGCGTTGGTTTTTAA
- a CDS encoding S8 family serine peptidase yields MNLKKSLYLIALGSLPLISFGQSDTIPANWFNLDYKTDGVMGISTEKTYKTLLKGRKSTPVIVGVLDGGVDVYHEDLKDVVWINVKDSLANGIDNDGNGYINDKYGWNFIGNANGEDVQFDNLELTRQLRILDEKFANITAATELNDAGRKAFASYQKMLAKYKNKLEEAKMGQFSYDALKRNIDAVVREIGKKPEDITQEDIDNFKATTNTQRIALGYAKDEIHNGGFAKFFDDITEGAKYFNNQVDYHLNKAYDSRPIVGDNYEDASERHYGNADVKGPDALHGSHVAGIIGAKRNNNIGINGVADNVKILTVRLVPDGDERDKDVANAIRYAADNGAKVLNMSFGKSYAHNKQAVDDAIRYAESKDVLMVHAAGNDSEDNDIEPNFPMKYYTDGKGDTTGVANAWITVGATGLHLDNELLADFSNYGKKTVDVFAPGVHINSTVPGSKYKEEQGTSMAAPVVAGLAAMIRSYYPNLSAVETKQIIMESVEKPNQLVQIKVGEDATKTVRLADISVTGGIVNAYNAIIKAEEYTNKKKK; encoded by the coding sequence ATGAATTTAAAAAAATCACTATATCTAATTGCTTTAGGCTCATTGCCACTTATCTCTTTCGGACAATCGGATACCATTCCAGCAAATTGGTTTAATTTGGATTATAAAACGGATGGGGTGATGGGAATCAGTACCGAAAAAACGTATAAAACTTTATTGAAAGGGAGAAAATCCACTCCAGTCATCGTTGGCGTATTGGATGGAGGTGTGGATGTTTATCACGAGGATCTCAAAGATGTCGTGTGGATCAATGTGAAGGATAGTCTTGCAAATGGTATAGATAATGATGGCAATGGCTATATCAATGATAAATATGGCTGGAACTTTATTGGAAACGCCAATGGAGAAGATGTTCAGTTCGACAACCTTGAACTGACAAGACAGCTTAGGATACTGGACGAAAAGTTTGCAAACATCACAGCGGCAACAGAACTCAATGACGCTGGTCGAAAAGCTTTCGCTAGTTATCAAAAAATGCTTGCCAAATATAAAAACAAGCTAGAAGAAGCTAAGATGGGTCAATTTTCGTACGATGCGCTCAAACGCAACATAGACGCTGTGGTACGTGAAATAGGTAAAAAGCCCGAGGATATCACACAGGAGGACATAGACAATTTCAAAGCGACCACAAATACCCAACGCATCGCACTAGGCTATGCAAAGGATGAAATCCACAACGGCGGCTTTGCCAAATTTTTTGATGATATCACCGAAGGTGCAAAATATTTCAACAATCAAGTTGATTATCATTTAAACAAAGCATACGATTCTCGACCTATTGTTGGCGATAATTATGAAGATGCTTCAGAGCGCCATTATGGCAACGCGGACGTAAAGGGGCCAGATGCATTACATGGCAGCCATGTCGCAGGAATTATCGGTGCAAAACGCAATAATAATATCGGTATCAATGGAGTAGCGGATAACGTTAAAATACTCACGGTTAGACTCGTCCCTGATGGTGATGAGCGTGACAAGGACGTCGCAAATGCTATTCGCTACGCTGCAGACAACGGAGCCAAAGTACTGAACATGAGCTTTGGGAAAAGTTATGCCCATAATAAGCAGGCCGTAGACGATGCCATCAGATATGCTGAATCCAAAGATGTATTGATGGTTCATGCTGCAGGAAATGACAGTGAAGATAACGATATAGAACCTAATTTTCCAATGAAGTATTATACGGATGGAAAAGGTGATACCACCGGAGTTGCCAATGCATGGATCACCGTAGGCGCAACCGGTCTTCATTTGGACAATGAACTATTAGCCGATTTTTCCAATTATGGTAAAAAAACGGTCGATGTTTTTGCTCCTGGCGTCCACATCAACTCAACGGTACCAGGTTCCAAGTATAAAGAAGAACAGGGCACGAGTATGGCTGCGCCCGTTGTCGCTGGTCTGGCGGCAATGATTCGATCTTATTATCCCAATTTGAGCGCGGTGGAAACCAAACAGATTATTATGGAATCGGTAGAAAAGCCGAACCAACTGGTACAGATAAAGGTTGGTGAAGATGCCACCAAAACAGTTCGGTTAGCGGACATCTCGGTCACCGGAGGAATTGTCAATGCCTATAACGCCATTATAAAAGCAGAAGAATATACCAACAAAAAGAAAAAATAA
- a CDS encoding DUF3472 domain-containing protein — protein MKRKHFIQYLFLGALSCLSISSIAQTVGKTYAVPLAGNAFITAGRAGDAEISGRNGLVKWSSNQEVASVYFRAQKAGKLTLKLKAKNDAGKSKIEIDALGKKAVVDVEGTELAETAPLSIEIKAPGYVRVDLKGVSKSGSNFANVAELLVSGEAASEGLIYSDNPDYYYWSRRGPSCHLNYTVPTEGNVSYYYNEVTVPQGEDKVGSYFMANGFGEGYFGIQVNSETERRILFSVWSPFHTDDPKSIPDEQKIHLLKKGKDVHSGEFGNEGSGGQSYRKYFWKAGITYKFLLKGVPDGKGNTDYTAWFFVPEENAWNVIASFKRPQTNTYLKRFHSFLENFSPNQGYLGRKVEFGNQWVYDGQWKAVQEASFSVDNTYRANQRIDAIGGITKNGYFLKNGGFFNDVVKPGSKFEFRNKNNAPEIDFDKLP, from the coding sequence ATGAAAAGAAAACACTTTATCCAGTATCTCTTTCTGGGAGCTTTATCCTGTCTTTCGATAAGCAGTATAGCGCAGACAGTAGGGAAGACTTATGCCGTACCACTTGCTGGGAATGCTTTCATCACTGCAGGGCGAGCCGGTGATGCGGAAATTTCCGGTCGTAATGGCCTTGTAAAATGGTCAAGCAATCAGGAAGTGGCATCGGTTTATTTTCGGGCTCAGAAAGCAGGGAAATTGACATTAAAGCTGAAAGCGAAAAATGATGCTGGGAAATCTAAAATAGAAATTGACGCACTAGGGAAAAAAGCCGTTGTAGATGTTGAAGGTACTGAACTTGCCGAAACAGCTCCGCTGTCCATTGAAATAAAGGCTCCCGGTTATGTTCGGGTCGACCTAAAAGGAGTCAGTAAATCGGGCAGTAATTTTGCTAATGTGGCAGAACTACTTGTTAGCGGTGAAGCCGCGTCAGAAGGACTTATCTATTCTGATAATCCCGACTATTACTACTGGTCCCGAAGAGGACCTTCCTGTCATCTTAATTATACCGTTCCTACGGAGGGCAACGTGAGTTACTATTATAACGAAGTTACCGTCCCTCAAGGCGAAGATAAAGTTGGTTCCTATTTTATGGCGAATGGTTTTGGCGAAGGTTACTTTGGTATACAGGTTAATTCGGAAACGGAGCGACGTATCTTATTTTCCGTATGGAGTCCATTCCATACAGATGATCCGAAAAGTATTCCAGACGAGCAAAAAATCCATCTGCTAAAAAAAGGAAAGGATGTGCATTCGGGCGAGTTTGGAAATGAAGGGTCAGGCGGGCAGAGTTACCGTAAGTACTTTTGGAAAGCAGGTATAACCTATAAGTTTCTCTTGAAAGGTGTGCCCGATGGAAAAGGGAATACCGACTATACGGCCTGGTTTTTTGTACCTGAAGAGAATGCATGGAATGTGATCGCAAGCTTCAAACGTCCGCAGACAAACACCTACCTGAAACGATTTCATAGTTTCTTAGAGAACTTTAGTCCTAATCAAGGCTACCTGGGTAGAAAGGTTGAGTTTGGCAATCAATGGGTCTATGATGGACAATGGAAAGCTGTACAGGAGGCTTCTTTCAGTGTCGATAATACCTATCGTGCAAATCAACGCATTGATGCAATCGGCGGCATTACCAAAAACGGATACTTCCTTAAAAATGGTGGTTTCTTTAATGACGTTGTTAAGCCAGGAAGTAAGTTTGAATTCCGGAATAAAAATAATGCACCAGAAATTGATTTTGACAAACTGCCTTAA
- a CDS encoding S9 family peptidase: MAAVYPHVRNIHDDAVRDDYYWMIDYFKKGKKAQEVIDYLEEENDYTSLMLQDTVDLQEDLFHELKSRIKEKDESVPYFKNGYYYYSRTEEGKQYFKFCRKKGTLEGEEEVLLDVDQLAQGHVYYTAKGFSVSPDNRLLAFSVDTVSRREYTIFIKNIETGEIYPDQIKNTEGAAIWGNDNLTLFYTAKNPVTLLSERIMRHTLGSDTKADVTVYEEKDNTNYIAVGKSKNGKYIIINSEGTLSSEIWILNADLPQSEFRVFQPRIHNVLYSVIALDDRFLILTNDEAINFQIMQCPLDRTERSNWQTFIDHRPDVLVSDIEEFKDFLAIAERKNGLTQLAIYNLNSQQQHYLDFGEVTYTVYPGINVEYNSDKLRYGYTSLVTPSSVYEYDMAKQEKVLLKQQEILGGYDQAAYISERVFATARDGIQVPISIVYKKGTKLDGSAPLLQYAYGSYGASMDPTFSSNRLSLLDRGFIYALAHIRGGEEMGRQWYEDGKMMHKMNTFYDFVDCGKYLIDRQYCTSEHLYAQGGSAGGLLMGVVANIAPEQYHGIIAQVPFVDVVNTMLDDTIPLTTNEYDEWGNPNEKEAYSYMKAYSPYENIEAKEYPNLLVTTGLHDSQVQYFEPAKWVAKLRATKTGDTVLLLKTDMDYGHGGASGRFDYLKEIALEYAFLFKLEGLI; this comes from the coding sequence ATGGCAGCAGTTTACCCTCATGTAAGAAATATACATGATGATGCTGTGCGAGATGATTATTACTGGATGATTGATTACTTTAAAAAAGGAAAAAAAGCGCAAGAAGTTATTGACTATCTGGAAGAGGAAAACGATTACACCAGTTTGATGCTTCAGGATACAGTAGACCTACAGGAGGATCTTTTTCACGAATTGAAGTCCCGTATTAAGGAAAAAGACGAGTCGGTACCTTATTTCAAAAATGGCTACTACTATTATAGCCGTACGGAAGAGGGGAAACAGTATTTTAAATTCTGTCGGAAAAAGGGTACGCTTGAGGGCGAAGAAGAAGTGCTGTTGGATGTAGATCAGCTTGCCCAAGGGCATGTATATTATACGGCAAAGGGATTTTCGGTTAGTCCGGATAATCGTTTGCTTGCCTTTAGTGTGGATACCGTATCCCGGAGGGAATATACCATATTTATCAAAAATATTGAGACCGGAGAAATTTATCCCGACCAGATAAAGAATACAGAGGGGGCAGCGATATGGGGAAATGATAACCTGACGTTGTTTTATACGGCTAAAAATCCTGTAACTTTACTTAGCGAGAGGATTATGCGACATACATTGGGCAGCGATACAAAAGCGGATGTGACCGTGTATGAAGAGAAAGATAATACAAATTATATTGCTGTCGGGAAATCCAAAAATGGAAAATATATCATCATCAATTCTGAAGGGACATTGTCTTCAGAAATTTGGATATTGAATGCTGATTTACCGCAGTCGGAATTTCGCGTTTTTCAGCCAAGGATACACAATGTTCTCTATTCGGTCATTGCATTGGACGATCGCTTTTTAATTCTGACCAATGATGAGGCCATCAATTTCCAAATCATGCAATGTCCCTTAGATCGTACAGAGCGCAGTAACTGGCAGACATTCATCGATCATCGACCGGATGTATTGGTCAGCGATATTGAAGAGTTTAAGGATTTTCTAGCGATTGCTGAACGAAAAAACGGATTGACCCAATTGGCAATTTATAATTTAAATAGTCAGCAACAGCATTATTTGGATTTTGGAGAAGTTACCTACACGGTATATCCGGGTATTAATGTTGAATACAATAGCGATAAGTTGCGATATGGCTATACTTCTTTAGTGACACCAAGCTCAGTCTATGAATATGACATGGCTAAGCAGGAAAAAGTATTGTTAAAGCAACAGGAGATTTTGGGTGGATATGACCAAGCCGCATATATCAGCGAGCGTGTTTTTGCAACGGCAAGAGATGGTATTCAGGTGCCGATCTCTATTGTTTATAAAAAAGGAACCAAACTTGATGGTTCAGCTCCATTGTTGCAATATGCCTATGGATCTTACGGGGCATCGATGGACCCCACTTTTTCGAGCAATCGGCTCAGTTTGTTGGATCGGGGATTTATCTACGCCTTGGCACATATCAGAGGTGGAGAGGAAATGGGGCGGCAGTGGTATGAAGATGGGAAAATGATGCATAAGATGAATACCTTTTATGATTTTGTGGATTGTGGTAAATACCTGATTGATCGACAATATTGTACATCCGAACACCTTTATGCACAGGGGGGAAGTGCCGGAGGTTTGCTGATGGGCGTAGTCGCTAATATTGCACCTGAGCAATATCATGGGATAATAGCTCAGGTACCGTTTGTGGATGTTGTGAATACGATGTTGGACGATACTATACCGTTGACTACAAATGAATATGATGAATGGGGCAATCCCAATGAAAAGGAAGCTTATAGTTATATGAAGGCCTATTCTCCATATGAAAACATTGAAGCAAAAGAATACCCCAATTTATTGGTCACAACTGGGCTTCACGACAGTCAGGTGCAGTATTTTGAACCAGCAAAATGGGTGGCTAAACTTAGAGCAACTAAAACCGGAGATACGGTTTTACTTTTAAAGACAGATATGGATTATGGCCACGGTGGGGCTTCTGGTCGATTTGACTACTTAAAGGAAATTGCATTGGAATATGCTTTTCTCTTTAAATTAGAAGGTCTTATTTGA
- the argG gene encoding argininosuccinate synthase yields MKKVVLAFSGGLDTSFCCIYLTQDLGLEVHSVVVNTGGFSDEELKNIEERAYALGVKSHTAIDETADYYRETIKFLIFGNVLKNATYPLSVSAERVCQATAIANYAKKIGAECVAHGSTGAGNDQVRFDMIFQTLIPGVEIITPIRDLQLSREAEIEYLNKHGVEYSAEKAKYSINKGLWGTSVGGAETLTSNQYLPESAWPTPVTSSEPQQITIDFEKGEPVALNGEKMASVKVIQELQAIAQPYGIGRDIHVGDTIIGIKGRVGFEAAASVILIKAHHALEKHTLTKWQLSWKDQIAAFYGNYMHEGQMHDPVMRDIEAFLQSSQETVTGRVIVELHPYRFVVIGVESEHDLMSNKFGSYGEMNKGYTGDDVKGFSKIFGNQTIIWHKVNKK; encoded by the coding sequence ATGAAAAAAGTAGTTTTAGCATTTAGTGGCGGCTTAGATACTTCATTTTGTTGTATCTATCTTACACAAGATTTAGGTTTAGAAGTTCATTCCGTAGTTGTAAATACAGGTGGTTTTTCGGATGAAGAATTAAAAAATATTGAAGAACGTGCATATGCTTTAGGTGTGAAATCACATACAGCTATAGACGAGACGGCAGACTATTACCGCGAAACTATTAAATTTTTGATTTTTGGCAATGTGTTAAAAAATGCGACTTATCCATTGTCAGTATCTGCTGAGCGTGTATGCCAAGCAACCGCAATTGCAAACTACGCAAAGAAAATTGGTGCTGAATGTGTTGCTCATGGATCTACCGGTGCAGGAAACGACCAAGTACGTTTCGATATGATTTTCCAGACCCTGATTCCAGGAGTGGAAATTATCACCCCAATCCGTGATCTGCAATTGTCGCGTGAAGCCGAAATTGAGTATTTGAATAAGCATGGTGTAGAGTATTCTGCTGAAAAAGCAAAATACTCCATCAATAAAGGACTTTGGGGTACTTCTGTTGGTGGAGCAGAAACATTGACATCCAACCAATATTTGCCTGAATCGGCATGGCCAACGCCAGTGACTTCTTCAGAGCCACAACAAATTACAATCGATTTTGAAAAAGGAGAGCCTGTGGCCTTAAATGGTGAGAAAATGGCTTCTGTTAAAGTGATTCAAGAATTACAGGCAATCGCTCAACCATACGGTATTGGCCGTGATATCCACGTGGGTGATACCATCATTGGTATCAAAGGTCGTGTGGGTTTTGAAGCTGCTGCTTCTGTCATTTTAATTAAGGCACACCATGCCTTAGAAAAACATACCTTGACCAAATGGCAATTGTCTTGGAAAGACCAAATCGCTGCTTTCTACGGAAATTATATGCACGAAGGTCAAATGCACGATCCCGTTATGCGTGATATCGAAGCATTCTTGCAATCTTCACAAGAAACAGTGACTGGCCGAGTGATTGTTGAACTTCACCCATACCGTTTTGTCGTCATTGGTGTCGAGTCCGAACACGATTTGATGTCCAATAAATTCGGTAGCTATGGTGAGATGAACAAGGGCTATACAGGTGACGATGTGAAAGGTTTCTCCAAAATTTTTGGAAATCAAACCATCATTTGGCACAAAGTGAATAAAAAATAA
- a CDS encoding DUF4252 domain-containing protein, whose product MKGFLIACLLLVASMANAQISKLDKLFEQYQGKKGVTTLKIGAPMFKLLGNLKIDDEDMQTITPLLKNVKSLRMLIVEDGEDKALTGIIQGAVSNLKYEELMSLNNEGQDIRFMVENMSANADILNNLLLTINGDGQNLFMILDGAIPLKDVTSLVNEGNNKVSKNKGDNNKK is encoded by the coding sequence ATGAAAGGTTTTTTAATAGCTTGCCTTCTACTTGTAGCAAGTATGGCAAATGCACAAATTTCAAAATTGGATAAACTTTTTGAACAATATCAAGGAAAGAAAGGTGTGACAACACTCAAAATCGGGGCGCCGATGTTCAAGCTATTGGGTAATTTGAAAATAGACGATGAGGATATGCAGACAATTACACCACTACTTAAGAATGTTAAATCGTTGCGGATGCTGATTGTTGAAGATGGGGAGGATAAAGCCTTAACAGGTATTATTCAAGGGGCAGTTTCAAATTTAAAGTATGAAGAACTCATGTCGCTCAATAATGAAGGTCAGGATATCCGGTTCATGGTGGAAAATATGTCTGCAAATGCCGACATCCTAAACAATCTGTTACTAACGATCAACGGAGATGGGCAAAATCTATTTATGATCCTTGACGGGGCTATACCGTTGAAAGACGTGACTAGCTTGGTCAACGAAGGGAACAATAAAGTGAGTAAGAATAAAGGTGATAACAACAAAAAGTAG
- a CDS encoding GNAT family N-acetyltransferase has product MTISDFLIIPAKPEHAHYAEVICDEMFESAKARGTGIARRKPEYVANKMNEGKAVIALHRDGRWAGFCYIETWGHGDYVANSGLIVNPEFRKVGLAKAIKKRVFELSREKYPKAKIFGLTTGFAVMKINSELGYEPVPYSELTTDDEFWKGCQSCVNYEILMSKDRKNCMCTAMLWDPEEKERELREKIQRKHEAKERLERITQKQSLLKRIQAKFWKSANKFIAVNFPKHNKVAKGY; this is encoded by the coding sequence ATGACTATATCAGATTTTTTAATTATCCCGGCTAAACCTGAGCATGCACATTATGCAGAGGTTATTTGCGACGAAATGTTCGAGTCTGCAAAGGCTCGTGGTACTGGTATTGCGCGTCGTAAACCAGAATACGTTGCCAACAAGATGAACGAAGGTAAAGCAGTGATTGCTTTACATAGAGATGGCCGATGGGCAGGTTTTTGTTATATAGAAACTTGGGGGCATGGTGACTATGTCGCCAACTCAGGTCTGATTGTCAATCCCGAATTCAGAAAAGTCGGTTTGGCAAAAGCGATCAAAAAAAGAGTCTTTGAGCTTTCCCGTGAGAAATACCCTAAAGCGAAGATCTTTGGTTTGACAACCGGGTTTGCCGTGATGAAAATCAATTCGGAATTAGGTTATGAGCCTGTTCCATATTCCGAATTGACGACAGACGATGAATTTTGGAAAGGCTGTCAAAGTTGCGTGAATTATGAGATTCTGATGAGTAAGGACCGTAAAAACTGTATGTGTACAGCCATGCTTTGGGACCCTGAAGAGAAAGAACGTGAATTGAGAGAGAAGATTCAACGCAAACATGAAGCGAAAGAGCGCTTGGAAAGAATTACGCAAAAACAGTCTCTGCTAAAGCGCATACAGGCGAAGTTTTGGAAATCGGCCAATAAATTTATTGCCGTCAATTTTCCGAAGCATAACAAAGTCGCAAAGGGATATTAA
- a CDS encoding DUF4252 domain-containing protein, with product MKRLLTLLCLVGVLFSMQSCMIKKASNMDFVSRSNVSDDAEIVAINLPMWLTKPFMKKALKDDNDEESRAMAEIVKKLKKFRMLTLSNNDKTKNARILDDYHKFLKKNKFEELLVINTDGQEISLNARIDKNNVIQRVSLLVHDNEDESVFMDIKGKFSLDELIAGLNKMKSKDKKLANKL from the coding sequence ATGAAAAGATTACTAACCTTGTTGTGCCTAGTTGGCGTTCTTTTCTCCATGCAGTCATGCATGATAAAAAAAGCCTCCAATATGGATTTCGTCAGCCGGTCTAATGTATCGGACGACGCCGAGATTGTTGCCATTAATTTACCAATGTGGTTAACAAAACCCTTTATGAAAAAAGCCTTAAAGGACGATAATGATGAAGAGTCTCGTGCAATGGCTGAAATTGTAAAGAAATTAAAGAAGTTCAGAATGCTGACACTATCAAATAATGATAAAACGAAGAATGCACGGATTTTGGATGATTACCATAAGTTTTTGAAGAAGAACAAATTTGAGGAATTACTGGTTATTAACACGGATGGACAGGAGATTTCGCTGAATGCGCGTATTGATAAGAATAATGTTATTCAGCGGGTTTCTCTACTCGTTCATGATAACGAAGATGAAAGTGTTTTTATGGATATCAAAGGTAAGTTTTCATTGGATGAACTTATTGCCGGACTAAATAAGATGAAATCTAAAGATAAGAAGTTGGCAAACAAACTGTAA